The segment GGTACGTTTCTGGAAAGAAGAACCCGGTGTCGATCCACGCGACTTGCAACTTTGGCAAATCGTTCTGTTCGATCGCTTTGGAGCACATATCGATCAGAGTGCAACCTTCCATGCCAAAGGAAGTTGTCATGATCTTCTTTTGGTCAAGAAACCGCTTTAGGCCCCACGCGACGATCTCCAACGGTGTGCTCTCTTCCGAGATCAGCGCCATCGAATCTTCGTCCTGCTGAAAAGCCGTTTCGGCCGTTTCAGACATCGCAGCGGACTCCGACGACGACATTCGGCCGTCCGGCAACGCTGTCAGCGGAACCAGTTGGGGCTCTGTGTTTTCGGTGGATTCTATAGCGGGATCGCTTCCGCTTGAGCCTTCCGAGCTCTGGGAATTGTCTGGAGTTGGATTCATATACGCGTTCGTTGGGTCAATAGTCCGCGCACGGACGAATGCTAATTTGGAAGGATGCGCAATTCACGTCAAGCGCAATGTGCTGTCAAAGTAGTCCCGATAGCCCGTTTCTTGGCGACTGGGAGTCCTAAAGGTCAAATCCATGGCACGCTTTGGCTACAACGGTTGTCTAACGACCGCAATTCATGGACTGGACTGGTTTGAATTCCTTACGAAAACTCTCAATTTGAGAAGACCGTCACGAATCAGGGCGCGATTCGCGTTGGTCCAAGATCTTGATCGAAGAAGGCCGGGCAGATTCAACGCCCCGCGGTATTGTTCCTCGATGGCACGCGAGTTGCCTTTGTCGAGTGACGTTATTCTGAGTCCGCAATCGTAACAATTTATACCCGCACTTCGTCCTGAGATGCAGTCTTTTCATTACGCTTGACACCAATTGCCTCTGCAAGTTCGGCTTCGCGGTCGAAAACTCAGCAAGTGTGATTTACGTCGCGAACTCAAATGGCCAGCAGCCTGAGCACCTCCTCTCCCCAAGAGGACCGTGTTGGGTTGCTGGTTTTTTTATGCGCCTAACGCAGAAACTTTCGGGTTTGGTTACAATGTTTCGTTTCGATTCACGAACGACGCTGCATGGATATCGCTCTCAATATTGGCTGGGTAATTCTGGGACTGGCCGGGCTGTATTACGGCGCGGAATGGCTGGTTCGTGGAGCAGCAGGTATGGCGATCACGGCAGGGATTTCGACACTGGTCGTCGGCCTGACCGTCGTTGCGTTCGGCACGAGTATGCCGGAACTGATCGTCAGCATCCAGGCGAACCTCAAAGACAGCGGTGACATTGCGCTCGGCAACGTCATTGGCTCAAATATCTGCAACATTGGCTTGGTGCTTGCCATCGCTGCGGTGATGACTCCGATTGTCGTTCACATTCAGGTGATTCGACGGGAACTACCACTGCTGATCGCGGTTTCACTGGTGTTCGTGGTCATGCTTTTGATCGACGACAAAATCAGCCGTTTCGAAGGCCTGATCCTGGCATTGGGAATCACCATCTATTCTGTCAGCTGCATTCGGATCGCCAGCCGAAACCCGGACGATCCCATCGCGTCAATCGAAGATGAAGTGGCGGACTTGCAAGACGAAGGTGGTGAACCTCGCTACGGCTTGAACATTTTGCTCATCGTCGCTGGCTTGGTCGTGCTTGGTCTGGGAGCCGATCGATTGGTTGCCGGAGGCGAGTTTCTGGCTTTGAAATTCGGCGTTTCCAAAGCCGTCATTGGGCTAACGCTGATTGCGTTCGGCACCAGCTTGCCTGAGCTGGCGACCACCTTCGTCGCCTGTGCGAAAAATGAGACAGAGCTGGCGGCCGGAAACGCAATCGGCTCCTGCCTTTTTAATCTGCTGTGCGTCGTGGGCTTCACAGCGTTGATCAAACCAATCAATTCGACTTCAATCGCGATGGAGGACCTTGCAGCGATGTTCGGTTTCGCACTCGCGACATTTTTGCTGATGCGAAAAGGACAAACGCTGGGTCGCGTCGGCGGAATCGGTCTGCTGGTGACATATCTTGCATATACCGCTTATGTCTGGATTCGAGGATAGAAACGTGAAGTTGATCATCGCTATCGTTCAGCCGCACAAGCTGGACACGATCAAGCGGCGGCTGAATCGAATCGAGGTGACTCGACTGACGATCATGGATTGCCAGGGCTTTGGACGTCAGCAGGGAAAGTCCGACATGCCGGGCGCGAATGAAGTCCAACTGAACCTCCGTCGCAAGATTCAACTACAGATCGCGGTGAACGAAGAGTTCGTCGAACCGACCATCGAAGCCCTCGTTGCCGGCGCCAAATCAGGGGAAGCCGGTACGATCGGCGATGGAAAGATCTTCGTGTTGCCGCTGGACGATTGCATTCGAGTGCGAACCGGTGAACGCGGGCCAGACGCGATTTAGAAATTGCAAACTTTCCGAGCAGCCCCTGACGGGTTCGATAGTGCGGTCGCTCTGCCTGAACGCAGCGACGTGATCTTGCAGGCAATGGTTCAGCTCATCGCGCATGGAGATCAGGAAATCGGGTTCGGTGGACGGCCGTCCTGATTGCCCAGCCATGAAAATGCGATGACGATCGCGAAACCGATGATCAAGATTATTTCTGTTTGCAACATGTGGACTCCCTTCAAAATGTTGCTGCCAATTTTGGGCAGCGGAGTCCGTACGAAGCGACCATCCTTTGGTTCGCTATCATAGCAAGATCGGTAAAAAGTACACGACGCAATTGCCAGCTGGAAACGATTTCACGTTTCGTTCTTTGGATAGCAATGCGACTAAAGCCAAGCTACACAGTCGAGGTAGCTGTACCCGCGCAAAGATGCGGCCAAACTAACAAATTCGTTTTTGCTATTCCTGAACTTGGAGGTTCAAAAGCTTGCGAAGAGCTCGCTGAACGTACTTGAATTTCAACGGCATCGAGAGCACGGCATTTTGGGGATCTTCCTGCCATTTCGGCTCGACGTGATCCTTCAATTTATCAGTGATGACAAGGATGGCGGGCGTGCGAGCCATGCGATCGGAAGTAACAAATTCCTGAAAGGCCATGATTGCCTGTCCACCGAGTCCACCACAACCAAAAATGACTGCGTCAGCTGGCGATCCTTCTGCCGGATCGAGGTCACGAAACCGTTCCAAACCACGTTGCGGGTCGCTGGTGATGAGAACGCGATATCCGATTTTCTTAAGCTTCTCACGAAGGCTGTTCTGAACCTGTTGGTTCGAATC is part of the Mariniblastus fucicola genome and harbors:
- a CDS encoding calcium/sodium antiporter — its product is MDIALNIGWVILGLAGLYYGAEWLVRGAAGMAITAGISTLVVGLTVVAFGTSMPELIVSIQANLKDSGDIALGNVIGSNICNIGLVLAIAAVMTPIVVHIQVIRRELPLLIAVSLVFVVMLLIDDKISRFEGLILALGITIYSVSCIRIASRNPDDPIASIEDEVADLQDEGGEPRYGLNILLIVAGLVVLGLGADRLVAGGEFLALKFGVSKAVIGLTLIAFGTSLPELATTFVACAKNETELAAGNAIGSCLFNLLCVVGFTALIKPINSTSIAMEDLAAMFGFALATFLLMRKGQTLGRVGGIGLLVTYLAYTAYVWIRG
- a CDS encoding P-II family nitrogen regulator, with the translated sequence MKLIIAIVQPHKLDTIKRRLNRIEVTRLTIMDCQGFGRQQGKSDMPGANEVQLNLRRKIQLQIAVNEEFVEPTIEALVAGAKSGEAGTIGDGKIFVLPLDDCIRVRTGERGPDAI